One part of the bacterium genome encodes these proteins:
- a CDS encoding DNA-directed RNA polymerase subunit beta, with protein MQENTRVPLLSSSSAVTGAGKKKKYFSRFSAPLAEAPNLVESQVQSFDWLVKEGLKEVFKEFSSIRDYSEKKFQLDFTGFELGAPKYDEYYAKDQKLSYEAPLKARVKLTNKILGSTREQEIFMADFPLMTSHGTFVITGIERVIVPQLARSFGVFFTAAELRGRKLFGAKVIPSRGAWIEIESDADGVLHIRIDRKRKFPATSFLRILGAATDKDILALAENDEQREVLEKTLAKDHAKTANDAYIEMHKRLRDGDLATAENAKEFIDSIFNDERYDLSRVGRFRFNQRFNKGLEEKQLNRRTVSLDDITTILRQIITLNNTPEATEDDIDHLGSRRVRYVGELLQQKIRVGMSQIKRNIQNRMSTIETDVTLPIQFISPKPLQARIKEFFTTNQLSQFMQQENALTEIEHLRTLSALGPGGLSRARAGFEVRDVHPSHYGRLCPIHTPEGPNIGLILRLSMYARLNEFGMIETPYVRVKDGKITGEIVYLNALEEEQYPIAHAAAKHDENGNLTEDQIEVRLNGQPDLASKDKVAFIDVATNQAFSVATSCIPFLEHDDANRSLMGSNMQKQATPCIVPEAPLVATGVEGKAVLDTGRVIIAKEDGTVTHVGGRKISVKNSKGKETEYTLINFARTNGFTAFHQRPNVNLGDKVKKGDILADTSTSDRGQLALGQNVLVAFMSWSGANYEDAIIISERLVRNSKFSSIHIEEFVVNVRDTKLGPEVTTCDIPNVGESKLKNLAEDGIIRVGAEVHPGDILVGKITPKGETQLTPEERLLRSLFGEKARDVKDTSMRVEGGKRGRIIKVQVFSREKGDKLESGIIKRIHIEVAQLRNVSVGDKLAGRHGNKGVISKILPEEDMPYMADGTPIDVILTPLGVPSRMNLGQILEMHLGLAAHTLNYQAIVPPFAGATSEEIKEELKTAGFKENGKMPLFDGRTGETFGQDIAVGFMYIMKLHHMVEDKIHMRAIGPYSLITQQPLGGKAQSGGQRFGEMEVWALLGHGAGYTLREMLTIKSDDILGRSAAFDAIVKGEKIPDPHLPASFNVLLNNLRGLSLDVDLKSSKEGGKKMDNSQNNNE; from the coding sequence ATGCAAGAAAACACGCGTGTACCGCTTCTTTCTTCTTCCAGTGCCGTTACCGGCGCCGGAAAAAAGAAAAAATACTTCAGCCGTTTCAGTGCTCCGCTTGCGGAAGCACCCAATTTGGTGGAGTCGCAAGTTCAGTCGTTTGACTGGCTTGTCAAAGAAGGCCTCAAAGAGGTTTTTAAAGAGTTTTCGTCCATCCGGGACTATTCCGAAAAGAAATTCCAGCTTGATTTTACCGGATTTGAGCTCGGAGCTCCGAAATATGACGAATATTATGCAAAAGACCAGAAACTCTCCTATGAAGCCCCCCTCAAGGCGAGAGTAAAACTCACGAACAAAATCCTCGGTTCTACCCGCGAGCAGGAAATTTTTATGGCGGATTTTCCGTTGATGACTTCTCACGGGACGTTTGTCATCACAGGTATTGAACGCGTTATTGTTCCCCAGCTCGCGCGTTCTTTCGGTGTCTTTTTCACCGCTGCAGAACTTCGCGGACGAAAATTATTTGGTGCAAAAGTCATCCCTTCCCGTGGAGCGTGGATTGAAATCGAATCCGATGCCGACGGCGTCTTGCACATCCGCATCGACAGAAAAAGAAAATTTCCGGCCACCTCGTTCTTGCGTATATTGGGTGCCGCTACGGATAAAGATATTCTTGCTCTTGCCGAAAACGACGAGCAAAGAGAAGTGCTTGAAAAAACTCTCGCCAAAGACCACGCAAAGACGGCAAACGACGCCTATATTGAAATGCACAAGCGTTTGCGTGACGGAGACCTGGCCACTGCCGAAAATGCCAAGGAATTCATTGATTCGATATTCAACGACGAGCGCTACGACCTTTCCCGCGTCGGACGCTTCCGTTTCAACCAGCGTTTTAATAAAGGCCTTGAAGAAAAGCAACTCAACAGACGTACGGTTTCTCTCGACGATATCACGACTATTCTCAGGCAAATCATTACCCTCAACAACACTCCCGAGGCGACGGAAGACGATATTGACCACCTCGGTTCCCGCCGTGTCCGATACGTCGGAGAATTGTTACAGCAAAAAATCCGCGTCGGTATGTCGCAGATAAAGCGAAACATTCAAAACAGAATGTCGACGATTGAAACCGATGTAACGTTGCCGATACAATTCATCAGTCCCAAACCTTTGCAGGCGCGCATCAAAGAATTTTTCACTACGAACCAGCTGTCGCAATTCATGCAACAGGAAAACGCGCTTACCGAAATCGAACATCTTCGCACGCTTTCGGCCCTGGGCCCCGGAGGACTGTCCCGTGCCCGCGCCGGCTTTGAGGTGCGCGACGTTCATCCGTCCCACTATGGCCGCTTGTGTCCGATTCATACCCCTGAAGGTCCGAACATCGGTCTTATTTTGCGTCTCTCAATGTACGCACGCTTGAACGAATTCGGAATGATTGAAACTCCGTATGTGAGAGTTAAAGACGGGAAAATTACCGGAGAAATCGTTTATCTTAACGCTTTGGAGGAAGAACAATATCCGATTGCCCATGCCGCGGCAAAACACGACGAGAACGGTAATCTTACTGAAGACCAAATTGAAGTGCGCCTCAACGGTCAGCCTGACCTTGCCTCAAAAGATAAGGTGGCATTTATTGACGTCGCGACAAACCAAGCGTTTTCCGTGGCGACATCCTGTATTCCTTTTCTTGAACACGACGACGCAAACCGTTCTCTCATGGGTTCAAACATGCAGAAGCAAGCAACGCCTTGTATCGTTCCGGAGGCTCCGCTTGTTGCCACTGGAGTTGAAGGAAAAGCTGTTCTTGATACTGGCCGCGTGATTATCGCCAAGGAAGACGGAACCGTAACTCATGTAGGCGGAAGAAAAATTTCCGTAAAAAACAGCAAAGGAAAAGAAACCGAATACACACTCATCAACTTCGCCCGAACAAACGGTTTTACCGCATTCCACCAGCGACCAAACGTTAATTTGGGAGATAAGGTGAAAAAGGGTGATATTTTGGCGGACACATCGACGTCCGACCGCGGACAATTGGCACTCGGCCAGAATGTACTTGTCGCTTTCATGTCCTGGTCAGGGGCAAACTACGAAGATGCCATTATTATTTCCGAACGACTTGTCCGCAACAGTAAATTTTCAAGCATTCATATAGAAGAATTTGTCGTTAACGTTCGCGATACGAAACTCGGTCCCGAAGTAACGACATGCGATATCCCCAACGTCGGTGAATCAAAACTTAAAAACCTTGCCGAGGACGGCATTATCCGCGTTGGAGCGGAAGTCCATCCCGGTGACATATTGGTGGGAAAGATTACGCCAAAAGGCGAAACCCAGCTTACTCCCGAAGAAAGACTCCTACGGTCCCTGTTTGGTGAAAAGGCGCGCGATGTTAAAGATACCTCAATGAGAGTGGAAGGAGGGAAGCGCGGCCGCATTATCAAAGTGCAAGTGTTCTCCCGCGAAAAAGGAGACAAGCTTGAATCGGGAATCATAAAAAGAATTCACATTGAAGTCGCACAGTTGAGAAACGTGTCAGTCGGTGACAAGCTTGCCGGCCGACACGGAAATAAAGGCGTTATTTCAAAAATTCTTCCCGAAGAAGATATGCCATACATGGCCGACGGTACTCCGATTGACGTTATTCTCACTCCTCTTGGTGTGCCTTCCCGTATGAACCTTGGACAGATCCTTGAAATGCATTTGGGTCTTGCGGCGCATACGCTCAACTATCAAGCCATCGTTCCTCCGTTTGCAGGCGCCACATCGGAAGAAATTAAGGAAGAATTGAAAACCGCAGGCTTTAAAGAAAACGGCAAAATGCCTCTTTTTGACGGACGCACGGGAGAAACATTCGGTCAGGATATCGCCGTGGGCTTTATGTACATTATGAAACTTCATCACATGGTTGAAGACAAAATCCACATGCGCGCAATCGGTCCGTACTCCCTTATTACCCAGCAGCCTCTGGGAGGAAAAGCACAAAGCGGAGGCCAGCGTTTCGGAGAAATGGAAGTTTGGGCGCTTCTTGGCCATGGCGCCGGTTACACTTTGCGAGAAATGCTGACGATAAAATCTGATGATATTCTCGGTCGCTCGGCCGCTTTCGACGCTATCGTCAAAGGTGAGAAGATTCCCGATCCGCACCTGCCAGCCTCCTTCAACGTTCTTCTCAACAACTTGCGCGGTCTCTCGCTTGACGTGGATTTGAAGTCATCAAAAGAGGGTGGGAAGAAGATGGATAATTCTCAAAACAACAATGAATGA
- the rpoC gene encoding DNA-directed RNA polymerase subunit beta' — MKSGALDQFDAISIKLASPERIKEWSYGEVTKPETINYRTQRSERNGLFDEKIFGPDKDFECYCGKYRGIRYKGIVCEKCGVEITRSIVRRERMGHIELASPVAHIWFLKNVPSRISLVMGVPVSDLEKVVYFAGYIVTSVSETEKTRVLKDLESEFKAKVKTLQDEKSKTALKELALATKRDIESLVPGRVLNEIEYHRSSIKYPTIFEAGIGAEAIYNILKGIDLNKLLKELEAEVGNVPATEISRLNKRLSTIQWMINAGSRPEWMFLTRVPVIPPAIRPMVPLDGGRYATSDVNDLYRRVINRNNRLKKLKEIDAPDVILRNEKRILQEAVDALIDNTIRHSSVSGNQSQRRPLKSLSDNLKGKRGLFRQNLLGKRVDYSGRSVIVVGPELKLHQCGLPKHMALELFKPFIISELLKRELSYNIPGARRLIEDAIPEVWAILEEVIRGKYVLLNRAPTLHRLGIQAFQPVLIEGNAIQLHPLVCTAFNADFDGDQMAVHVPLSEEAQAEARLIMAADRNILKPGNGEPVVSAKLLDIVLGTYWMTRILPGEKGEGRYYANPNSAITAYEFGVVSLRAKISVMPTDTERYKVFGGKMFETTVGRLLFNGILPRDYPFLNHEMSRKKMSELVDDLIERYGIENIPPIMDRIKTFGFRYATHSGVTWGLEDVKIPRGKKAVIDKGRVAVNEVLVQYREGLLSEQERIAKSVEIWQGVKAEVEKLIPGTLGIRDSVYDMTYSEARGSLGNLNQMAGMKGIIASISGESLEFPILSCYKEGLTPLEYFITTHGSRKGLTDTALNTAKAGYLTRRLFDVAQDEIVTEEDCNTKGGTTIHKKTASGIEIPISKNIKGRFLASDLLDNEGKVFFKRGHLITKMDAETIDKASVESAHVRSPLACQSVHGLCVKCYGVDLGNNKTIELGEAVGTVAAQAIGEPGTQLTMRTFHAGGTASASGDITAGLPRVEEIFEKRKPKSPAVISHLDGIVTEIKVVGHDKLITVTPELGESKDGKKLDNEYTVPVSRTSLVRIGQSVKKGDVLTEGSADLDELFRYAGREKTEKYIIHEVSKLYELQGAAVSHKHIELIVRQMFSRRKIKDAGDSRFTRGDVIEVSEFIETNNQLKEKGLKEATSDAIVMGITEVSLSRASFLSAASFQHTPRVLIQAAIRGAEDNLVGLKENVIIGRLIPAGTGFKNGYKEKLICEAMSTQSKNG; from the coding sequence ATGAAATCAGGGGCACTTGACCAGTTCGATGCCATCTCAATTAAACTCGCTTCACCTGAACGCATCAAGGAGTGGTCTTATGGCGAGGTTACCAAGCCGGAAACTATCAATTACCGCACTCAAAGAAGCGAGCGCAACGGCCTTTTCGACGAAAAGATTTTCGGACCGGACAAGGACTTCGAATGTTATTGCGGCAAGTACCGAGGCATCCGGTATAAGGGCATTGTCTGTGAGAAGTGTGGTGTTGAAATCACGCGCTCCATCGTCCGCCGAGAGCGCATGGGTCATATCGAGCTTGCGAGCCCCGTCGCCCACATCTGGTTTTTGAAAAACGTGCCTTCGCGCATCTCGCTTGTCATGGGTGTTCCAGTGTCGGATCTTGAGAAGGTTGTTTACTTCGCCGGCTATATCGTCACAAGCGTTTCTGAAACGGAGAAAACCCGGGTACTCAAGGACTTGGAATCTGAATTTAAGGCCAAGGTTAAAACTCTCCAGGACGAGAAGAGTAAAACGGCTCTCAAAGAGCTCGCCCTCGCGACGAAGCGCGATATCGAGTCGCTTGTGCCCGGACGCGTGCTCAATGAGATCGAGTATCACCGCTCAAGCATCAAATACCCAACTATCTTTGAAGCGGGTATCGGCGCTGAAGCGATCTACAATATCTTAAAGGGCATTGATCTTAATAAATTGCTTAAAGAACTTGAAGCGGAAGTTGGAAACGTTCCAGCAACGGAAATCTCCCGTCTCAATAAGCGTCTCTCGACTATCCAATGGATGATCAATGCAGGTTCTCGGCCGGAATGGATGTTTCTGACCCGGGTGCCGGTCATCCCTCCGGCCATTCGCCCGATGGTGCCTCTTGACGGCGGGCGCTATGCCACTTCAGACGTCAACGATCTTTATCGCCGAGTCATCAACCGCAACAATCGTCTCAAAAAACTTAAAGAAATAGATGCTCCGGATGTCATTTTGCGCAACGAAAAAAGAATTCTTCAAGAAGCCGTCGATGCTCTCATAGACAATACCATCAGGCACTCAAGCGTCTCCGGCAATCAGTCCCAGCGCCGACCGCTCAAATCGTTGTCGGACAATCTTAAGGGCAAGCGCGGTCTCTTCAGGCAGAACCTTTTGGGCAAGCGCGTTGACTACTCTGGCCGCTCGGTTATCGTAGTCGGTCCGGAATTGAAGCTCCATCAGTGCGGTCTGCCGAAACACATGGCTCTTGAACTCTTTAAACCGTTCATTATCTCGGAACTTCTGAAGCGTGAACTATCTTATAACATTCCCGGAGCCCGCCGTCTCATTGAAGATGCTATTCCGGAAGTCTGGGCCATCCTCGAAGAAGTTATCCGCGGCAAATATGTACTGCTTAACCGCGCTCCCACTCTCCACCGTCTCGGTATCCAAGCTTTCCAGCCGGTACTAATCGAAGGCAACGCCATTCAGCTTCATCCTCTGGTCTGCACCGCCTTCAACGCTGACTTCGACGGCGACCAGATGGCCGTTCACGTGCCGCTCTCCGAAGAGGCTCAGGCTGAAGCCCGTCTGATTATGGCGGCTGATAGAAATATCTTAAAACCGGGTAACGGCGAGCCGGTAGTCTCGGCCAAATTGTTAGACATCGTGCTCGGCACTTACTGGATGACCCGTATTTTGCCAGGCGAGAAAGGTGAAGGCCGGTATTACGCCAATCCTAATAGCGCCATTACCGCCTATGAATTCGGCGTAGTCAGCCTTCGCGCCAAGATCTCCGTCATGCCGACCGATACGGAAAGGTACAAAGTCTTTGGCGGCAAGATGTTTGAAACGACGGTTGGCAGACTTCTCTTCAACGGCATTTTGCCGAGAGATTATCCTTTCTTGAATCATGAAATGAGCCGTAAGAAAATGTCGGAACTTGTCGACGATCTGATCGAACGCTACGGTATTGAGAATATTCCGCCGATCATGGATAGGATCAAAACTTTCGGTTTCCGCTATGCCACTCACTCCGGAGTGACGTGGGGGCTTGAGGATGTCAAAATTCCTAGAGGTAAGAAGGCGGTGATAGATAAAGGTCGCGTGGCAGTCAACGAAGTGCTTGTCCAATACCGGGAAGGTCTTCTCTCCGAACAGGAACGTATCGCCAAATCTGTTGAAATCTGGCAGGGGGTTAAGGCTGAAGTCGAGAAGCTTATTCCTGGAACTTTAGGTATCAGAGATTCAGTCTACGACATGACTTATTCGGAAGCTCGCGGTTCTCTTGGTAATCTCAACCAAATGGCCGGCATGAAGGGTATTATCGCCTCTATTTCAGGCGAGTCTCTCGAGTTTCCGATTCTCTCTTGTTACAAAGAAGGTCTGACTCCGCTTGAATACTTCATCACTACTCACGGCAGCCGCAAAGGTTTGACCGACACAGCTCTCAACACTGCCAAGGCTGGCTACCTGACCCGTCGCCTTTTCGACGTAGCGCAAGATGAGATTGTGACCGAGGAGGATTGCAATACCAAGGGAGGTACCACCATTCACAAAAAAACCGCTTCCGGCATAGAAATACCGATATCGAAGAATATTAAAGGCAGATTCCTGGCCTCGGATCTTCTCGATAATGAGGGCAAGGTCTTCTTCAAACGCGGGCATCTTATTACCAAAATGGATGCCGAAACTATAGACAAAGCTTCGGTTGAATCCGCGCATGTCCGTTCGCCTCTGGCTTGTCAGTCTGTACACGGCCTCTGCGTGAAGTGTTATGGAGTCGACCTTGGCAACAACAAGACGATTGAGCTCGGAGAAGCGGTGGGTACCGTGGCCGCACAAGCTATCGGCGAACCCGGTACGCAGCTGACTATGCGTACCTTCCATGCCGGTGGCACAGCTTCGGCAAGCGGCGACATCACTGCCGGTTTGCCGCGCGTGGAAGAAATATTTGAAAAGCGCAAGCCAAAAAGTCCGGCAGTCATCAGCCATCTCGATGGCATAGTTACGGAGATCAAAGTCGTCGGTCACGATAAATTAATCACCGTCACGCCGGAATTGGGCGAGTCCAAAGATGGCAAGAAGCTCGATAATGAATACACCGTGCCGGTTTCCCGAACGAGCTTAGTGCGCATTGGCCAGAGTGTCAAAAAGGGTGATGTCCTGACCGAAGGATCGGCAGATCTCGACGAACTCTTCCGCTATGCGGGGAGAGAAAAAACCGAGAAATATATCATCCACGAAGTCTCGAAGCTCTATGAGCTTCAGGGCGCGGCAGTATCTCATAAGCACATCGAACTGATTGTTCGCCAAATGTTTAGCCGCCGCAAGATCAAGGATGCGGGCGATAGCCGTTTCACTCGCGGGGATGTGATTGAAGTTTCCGAATTTATAGAGACCAATAATCAGTTGAAGGAAAAAGGTTTGAAGGAGGCGACTTCGGATGCCATAGTGATGGGTATTACGGAAGTCTCGCTCTCCCGCGCGAGCTTCCTCTCCGCCGCTTCATTCCAGCACACGCCTCGCGTGCTGATCCAAGCTGCCATCCGCGGCGCCGAAGACAACCTGGTCGGACTGAAAGAGAATGTCATCATCGGGCGCCTTATCCCAGCCGGTACCGGTTTCAAAAATGGCTACAAAGAAAAATTAATATGCGAGGCGATGTCGACACAATCAAAGAACGGTTAG
- a CDS encoding pesticidal protein Cry7Aa, translating into MIKSRNEGVIIEKSDLAFERQAVLNPAYIEVDGVGHLFYRAVSDENVSTIGYCQLKGNKVVKRLTHPLLVPEHDYEKQGLEDPRIVCLGGTYYLFYTAFDGKNAVVAYATSTDLVSFEKHGVISPRINYQEVMNSLHDFEKRALYRSFAESTAQMRGTDVFLWEKDSFIFPKKIGGRYALVHRVLPGIQIIYFDNFSDLVDKYWQDYFPSFSKSILLEPEQEDEIFIGGGCPPIETPDGWLLIYHTVTKKNGEKVYSASAALLDLNDPHKVLGRLNDPLFSPEETWELVGMVNNVVFPTGATVRNGRLYIFYGAADQVIASRSFDLAELITELKKR; encoded by the coding sequence ATGATTAAATCGAGAAATGAGGGGGTGATAATAGAAAAATCCGACCTGGCCTTCGAACGCCAGGCTGTTCTTAACCCGGCCTATATTGAGGTTGACGGAGTAGGACATCTCTTTTACAGAGCCGTCAGCGACGAGAATGTTTCAACGATAGGTTATTGCCAGCTCAAAGGGAACAAGGTGGTCAAACGCCTTACCCATCCCCTGCTTGTCCCCGAACATGACTATGAAAAGCAAGGCTTGGAAGACCCGAGAATCGTCTGCCTTGGCGGAACCTATTACCTTTTCTATACGGCTTTTGACGGCAAGAATGCCGTGGTTGCGTATGCCACAAGTACCGACTTGGTCAGTTTTGAAAAACATGGCGTCATTTCACCGCGCATAAATTACCAGGAAGTTATGAATTCCCTGCATGATTTTGAAAAAAGAGCACTATATCGGTCGTTTGCTGAAAGCACGGCCCAGATGCGGGGAACGGATGTTTTTTTGTGGGAAAAAGACAGCTTCATTTTTCCCAAAAAAATAGGTGGGAGATATGCCCTCGTTCACCGTGTCCTCCCCGGAATTCAGATAATTTACTTTGATAATTTTTCCGACTTGGTCGACAAATACTGGCAAGATTATTTCCCCAGTTTCAGCAAATCAATTCTCCTTGAGCCGGAACAGGAAGATGAAATTTTTATCGGTGGCGGTTGCCCCCCGATTGAAACACCCGACGGCTGGCTTCTCATTTATCACACCGTAACAAAAAAGAACGGGGAGAAAGTTTATAGTGCTTCGGCCGCTTTGCTTGATCTTAATGACCCGCACAAAGTTTTAGGCCGCCTTAATGACCCGCTTTTTTCGCCCGAAGAGACATGGGAGCTCGTCGGAATGGTAAACAACGTCGTCTTTCCTACCGGAGCGACAGTGAGGAACGGCCGTCTGTATATTTTCTACGGTGCAGCCGATCAGGTTATCGCCTCCCGGTCCTTTGATTTGGCCGAACTCATCACCGAGTTGAAAAAACGCTGA
- a CDS encoding DEAD/DEAH box helicase gives MYKGNFPRKSFGGRSAFRPRFRGASRGPRRGGFASHGQNIDISRFINKAVITEDAPHFVPEHKFADFAVGEKLKGNIIAKGYVLPTPIQDRIIPHILRREDVVGIANTGTGKTAAFLIPLINKISLNPKENVLVIVPTRELALQIEQEFKDFARGLGIYSVSCIGGSNIGRQMGQLRLKNNFVIGTPGRLKDLVERGNIKLALFDTVVLDEADRMLDMGFINDMRYMLSRMPATRHTLFFSATISEEIKKLIKEFLKEPVTISVKTKETPESVEQDIVSIGGRNKIEILQELLVQKGFNKVLVFGKTKHGVEKLAKTLVERGFKAESIHGNKNQTRRQKALDLFKRDHVQVLVATDVAARGIDIEGVSHVINFDVPATYDDYVHRIGRTGRAGKRGKALTFVEGNHEKRNFKK, from the coding sequence ATGTATAAAGGAAATTTCCCTAGAAAGTCTTTTGGTGGACGAAGTGCCTTCAGACCCCGTTTCAGAGGAGCCTCTCGAGGTCCCCGACGCGGAGGTTTTGCGTCACACGGACAGAACATAGACATCTCGCGTTTTATCAATAAAGCGGTTATTACCGAAGACGCGCCTCATTTTGTACCCGAACACAAATTCGCGGATTTTGCTGTGGGAGAAAAACTAAAAGGAAATATTATCGCCAAAGGATACGTTCTACCTACTCCTATTCAAGACAGAATTATCCCGCATATCCTAAGAAGGGAAGATGTTGTCGGTATTGCAAACACCGGAACGGGCAAAACCGCCGCTTTTCTCATCCCGCTTATCAACAAAATATCTCTTAATCCGAAAGAGAACGTACTTGTCATTGTTCCTACACGCGAACTTGCTCTCCAGATAGAACAGGAGTTCAAGGACTTTGCCAGAGGTTTGGGTATTTACTCCGTATCATGCATCGGAGGCTCAAACATCGGCCGTCAAATGGGTCAGCTTCGGCTCAAAAATAATTTCGTCATTGGAACGCCCGGACGTCTCAAAGACCTTGTAGAAAGAGGAAATATCAAACTTGCGCTGTTTGATACCGTTGTTCTCGACGAGGCTGACCGAATGCTCGATATGGGCTTTATCAATGACATGAGATATATGCTCTCCCGGATGCCCGCAACTCGTCACACGCTTTTCTTTTCGGCAACTATTTCGGAAGAAATCAAGAAACTTATCAAGGAATTTCTCAAAGAGCCCGTAACTATTTCCGTAAAAACAAAAGAAACACCCGAAAGCGTCGAGCAGGACATTGTAAGCATCGGCGGAAGAAACAAGATTGAAATTCTCCAGGAACTTTTGGTTCAAAAAGGATTCAACAAGGTGCTCGTATTTGGGAAAACAAAACACGGTGTTGAAAAACTTGCCAAGACTCTTGTCGAAAGGGGATTCAAAGCAGAATCAATTCACGGAAATAAAAATCAAACAAGACGCCAAAAAGCGCTCGATTTATTCAAACGTGACCATGTGCAAGTGCTTGTCGCAACCGACGTTGCGGCCAGAGGAATCGATATTGAAGGCGTAAGTCATGTCATTAATTTTGATGTGCCCGCAACGTACGACGATTACGTTCATCGTATCGGCAGAACAGGCAGAGCGGGCAAGCGTGGCAAAGCCCTTACTTTTGTTGAAGGAAATCATGAAAAAAGAAATTTTAAGAAGTAA
- a CDS encoding GNAT family N-acetyltransferase, with product MEGVVVRKYKKEDRPSVRRIVCDTAAIGEPAELFFEDRGVLADFLSRYFTDYEPQSCFVAEHKGEVIGYLLGAKDTAAMKTALLLRIFPRLFMQALVRGTFFKKKNSSFIWLSLLVSLKGGYSAPNLSDYPAVLHINIDKNFRGGDAGTKLMAAYLDYLSKEKVQGVHLRTMSAKAGDFFTKQGFTLLSSQKEMVFSKIFGNAVSVYFYGKRIG from the coding sequence ATGGAAGGAGTTGTTGTCAGGAAATACAAAAAGGAAGACCGTCCTTCCGTGCGGCGTATTGTGTGCGATACGGCGGCAATCGGAGAACCGGCGGAATTATTTTTTGAAGACAGGGGAGTTCTTGCCGATTTTTTGAGCCGTTATTTTACCGACTATGAACCGCAGTCTTGTTTCGTAGCGGAGCATAAGGGAGAAGTTATTGGCTATCTTTTGGGCGCGAAAGATACCGCGGCTATGAAAACGGCGCTCCTTCTGCGGATTTTCCCTCGGCTGTTTATGCAAGCACTCGTACGAGGAACATTTTTTAAAAAGAAAAACTCTTCTTTCATTTGGCTTTCACTCCTGGTGTCTCTCAAAGGCGGGTATAGCGCTCCCAACTTGTCCGACTATCCCGCAGTGCTCCACATAAATATTGATAAAAATTTTAGGGGAGGGGACGCAGGAACAAAACTGATGGCCGCTTACCTGGATTATCTTTCCAAGGAAAAAGTACAAGGCGTGCATCTGCGGACGATGTCTGCCAAAGCGGGAGATTTTTTCACTAAACAAGGATTTACGTTGCTCTCAAGCCAAAAAGAGATGGTTTTTTCAAAAATATTCGGGAATGCCGTGTCAGTGTATTTTTACGGGAAACGAATCGGGTAA
- the tgt gene encoding tRNA guanosine(34) transglycosylase Tgt yields MFEFKILKRSKKSRARLGVIKTPHGEIETPAFIPVATRATVRTLSSDEVEAVQSPALICNTYHLHTTPGEKIVKKAGGLHKFMNWNKPLMTDSGGFQVFSLGFGSDHGMGKILKNKQDKTLAEGTQPQKVKITEDGVHFQSFVDGSWLFLGPKESVKIQEALGADIMFAFDECPSPLADEKYMLESLEKTHRWARVCLDARTSKQALYGIVQGGAFKHLRTKSARLIGALPFEGFGIGGEFGYNKQSLKRMISQVTDELPENKPKHVLGVGHPEDFEIVALAGGDTFDCIAPTHYARRGTVFTSQGKLNLNKKTLALLDKPLDPKCKCDVCVSYSRGYISHLIRSQEITGMKLASYHNLYFFNNLAKEVRRRIKNDEL; encoded by the coding sequence ATGTTTGAATTCAAAATTCTTAAACGTTCCAAGAAGTCCCGCGCACGGCTCGGCGTCATCAAAACCCCTCACGGAGAAATAGAAACTCCGGCTTTTATTCCCGTGGCAACGCGCGCGACAGTGCGCACTCTTTCAAGCGACGAAGTGGAAGCGGTGCAATCCCCCGCTCTCATTTGCAATACATACCACCTCCACACAACTCCAGGAGAAAAAATCGTCAAAAAAGCGGGCGGACTGCATAAGTTCATGAATTGGAACAAACCTTTAATGACGGATTCGGGAGGTTTCCAGGTATTTAGCCTTGGTTTCGGTTCCGACCACGGAATGGGGAAAATACTCAAGAACAAGCAAGATAAAACCCTTGCGGAAGGAACTCAGCCTCAGAAAGTGAAAATTACCGAGGACGGCGTGCACTTTCAATCATTTGTCGACGGAAGCTGGCTTTTCTTGGGACCTAAAGAATCCGTAAAAATCCAGGAAGCGCTTGGCGCGGACATTATGTTCGCGTTCGACGAATGCCCTTCCCCGCTCGCAGACGAAAAATATATGCTCGAGTCGCTTGAAAAAACACATCGATGGGCACGAGTCTGCCTTGATGCGCGAACTTCCAAACAGGCACTGTACGGCATTGTGCAAGGCGGGGCGTTCAAGCACTTGCGCACCAAAAGCGCGCGTCTTATCGGCGCTCTGCCATTCGAGGGTTTCGGCATCGGAGGCGAGTTCGGCTATAACAAGCAATCACTGAAGCGAATGATAAGCCAGGTTACTGACGAGCTTCCCGAGAACAAACCCAAACACGTCCTCGGCGTTGGACATCCCGAAGATTTTGAAATTGTGGCACTTGCGGGAGGAGACACGTTTGATTGCATTGCGCCCACTCACTACGCCCGCCGCGGTACGGTGTTTACATCTCAAGGAAAGCTGAATTTGAATAAAAAAACTCTCGCATTGCTCGACAAACCCCTTGACCCGAAATGCAAATGCGATGTCTGTGTTTCTTACTCGCGCGGTTATATTTCACACCTTATTCGCTCACAGGAAATAACCGGCATGAAACTCGCCTCATACCATAACCTTTATTTCTTCAACAACCTCGCAAAAGAAGTCCGAAGACGTATCAAGAATGACGAATTGTAG